From a region of the Kwoniella mangroviensis CBS 8507 chromosome 1 map unlocalized Ctg01, whole genome shotgun sequence genome:
- a CDS encoding hydroxyisourate hydrolase, which translates to MSKSPITCHVLDASVGKPAPGVKVSLDILSLTGQETAKEAPRTLASGETNSDGRCSDLLNPDTKLSPGIYKMTFHSGEYFKSNNVETFYPFVEITFSYTNPDQHYHIPLLISPFSYTTYRGS; encoded by the exons ATGTCGAAATCACCTATCACATGCCATG TATTAGACGCTTCGGTTGGAAAACCAGCACCGGGAGTCAAAGTCTCTCTAGACATTCTCAGCCTCACAGGTCAGGAGACTGCTAAAGAAGCACCAAGAACACTTGCTAGCGG AGAGACGAACAGTGATGGACGATGTTCCGACTTGCTGAACCCCGACACCAAACTGTCACCAGGTATATACAAGATGACATTCCATAGTGGGGAGTACTTCAAGTCGAACAACGTCGAGACTTTCTATCCCTTTGTAGAA ATAACATTTTCATACAccaatcctgatcaacaTTATCATATACCCCTTCTTATCAGTCCATTCTCTTATACCACTTATCGGGGCAGTTAG